The genomic DNA GCTGGCCACTAGCTCCACATGGAAGGGCGCACCCTCAACACCCACAAAGGTGGTCGTCTGAGATGGCTCGAACTTGGGCGGATCTGGGGAAAGAAGTTGCACTTCAGTTGGGTCCACTTCTCCGTAGGGATTACCCCTCTACTTACAGAGAATATCCAAGCTGATGGTCTCGTGCACGCTGCGCTGCAGTACCTCATTGTGGCTCTGACACGTGTAGATGATGCCATCCAGATCCTGGGTGATGTTCACATACATCTCCAGCGTGGAGACCGAGCCGCCCCAGAGGCCTGGCTTGTTGGCCAGATTGAGACCCTCGACGGGTATACCATCCTTCCACCAGCTGATCTTGGCCGGCGGATTGCTGGAGCTTGAGTCGCAAATGAGTTTCGCACGAATGCCGGGCACGAGGTTCTTGGGCGCCACACTGATCTTGACAGTCTCGGGGGGAACTAAAGGAGGGGAATATGTTGAAGTCATGGACGGCACTTGCACGAGGATTGCACTTGGGTCACTTACAGTGCACACCCAATGTCTTGGTGGCAAAGAGCGGTATGTCAATGGCTGCGTTCTGCACCTCACACTTGTAGATGGCATTGTTGTCGGAGGCATTGACGAGCAGCGACAGTTCGGAGCTTATCTTGCTGTCCACCACCTTGGAGGGTGCATTCACGCGTTTGTCGTTCTTGTACCACTGCAGAGTGGGCGGGGGATTGCCGCCGGCGGAGCTGCACTGTAGTTTCAGTATGGATCCAGATATGAGTATGTCGCCATCGTTGTAGCCCGTCAACAAGGGTGGCGATGGTGGGTCTAAGCGGGCGATGAAGAGTTACCTTAGTGGTTGCTAGAATGCTGGCAAATTTCTCAGACTTACATAGAACATTCACGGTGTGAGAGCCCACCACATTCTGGGTGAGTTCTGTGTTCAAGGCGTGACAGACGGCAATGAAGGTGCGGCTCTGGGAGTCGATGCTCAGGCTGATGTTGGAGCTGCTCACCCAGCCGCCGTCGGAGCTGCTGGTCGTCTTGTATGTGCCATTGGCCAGGGGGCGGCCGTTCATGGACCAGCTAATGCGGGCCGGCGGATTCGAGGGAGCCGTCACGCAGCCCAACTGCACAGAGTCGCCGACCTTGGCTCGGTTGGCGCCACTCAGGTAAACATCCTTGGGTGCATCTGTGTGGGAATGGGTGCATGTCGTGTAAAGTTGACAAAGGAAAAGCTGCGGCAAACGCCTTGAAAACTTACACAAAACAGTCAAATTGAGTTCGGCGCGCAGGGGAGAGGTGGCCAACAGATTCTTTGCCTCGCACACCAAATTCGCCCCATTGTCCTCGGCGGAGGCTGTGAATTTGTACACATTCTCCGACAGACGTCCCGAGGTGCGCTGCGGCGAGCTGATGGCCACACCATTGCGATACCAGACCAATTGTGCGGGAGGATTACCGCCGCGGCTGCGGCAAGCGATTTGCATTTCCTGTCCTCGTCGCAGGCTCTCACCCTGACTGTAGCCCTCAAAGAATGGCGGACCGGGTGGATCTGCAGGaggttttattttgctttgcattAAGAGGGATTATGCGGAGGCTACAAAAAATAGACTTACACAGCACAGAGAGCTGGACCTGGGCTCGCATGGGCACATCGGGGGGCAGTGCCTTGTGACGCGCCTCGCAGGAGTACTCCTTGTAATCGTCATCGGAGCGCGGCTGCAGGTGCAGGATCGAACTGGTCGTAAATCGTTTTGGGGCCGTCTGGTTCACAGAGACAATGGGAACTGCCAGGGGACAAACAACTTTAATACCGCCCTTGGACACCGTGGACCCTGGTGCAGACTTACCCATTTGGACGGGTACTTCGCCCTGGTACCAGACAATCTCCGCCGCCGGATTGGCATTCTCGGCGATGCAGTGCAGCGTGAGATTCTGTCGCTCCACGACCTCCACCTTGGCGTTACGGGCAAAGCCCTCGATCACAATGCTACTGGGTGCGGCCACAATGCTCAACTTGGCATTGGCTCGTATCGCTGGATTGCCGGCAGCCGGTCCCACCTGGCACTGATACTCTGCATCGTCCTCCAGGCTGGCGTTCTTCACCTGCAAATTGTAGATGCCGTGCTGGGCATCCACCAGCACCGAGTAACGTGGAAAGCCGGGTATGACTGCCGAGAAGCCGAGCGCAAAGCCATCCTTCGTCCACTGCACCTTCCCAGCCCGGGCGGACACCTCGCAGCGCAGTAGGGTGTCGGTGCCCTCGAGTATTTGCAGATCGTGTGGCGT from Drosophila subobscura isolate 14011-0131.10 chromosome E, UCBerk_Dsub_1.0, whole genome shotgun sequence includes the following:
- the LOC117890872 gene encoding nephrin isoform X2, with protein sequence MQFWISLTFAVLLATIDCSSSLASAAAVTAPTTAASLPAVQKFRITPHDLQILEGTDTLLRCEVSARAGKVQWTKDGFALGFSAVIPGFPRYSVLVDAQHGIYNLQVKNASLEDDAEYQCQVGPAAGNPAIRANAKLSIVAAPSSIVIEGFARNAKVEVVERQNLTLHCIAENANPAAEIVWYQGEVPVQMVPIVSVNQTAPKRFTTSSILHLQPRSDDDYKEYSCEARHKALPPDVPMRAQVQLSVLYPPGPPFFEGYSQGESLRRGQEMQIACRSRGGNPPAQLVWYRNGVAISSPQRTSGRLSENVYKFTASAEDNGANLVCEAKNLLATSPLRAELNLTVLYAPKDVYLSGANRAKVGDSVQLGCVTAPSNPPARISWSMNGRPLANGTYKTTSSSDGGWVSSSNISLSIDSQSRTFIAVCHALNTELTQNVVGSHTVNVLYPPSPPLLTGYNDGDILISGSILKLQCSSAGGNPPPTLQWYKNDKRVNAPSKVVDSKISSELSLLVNASDNNAIYKCEVQNAAIDIPLFATKTLGVHFPPETVKISVAPKNLVPGIRAKLICDSSSSNPPAKISWWKDGIPVEGLNLANKPGLWGGSVSTLEMYVNITQDLDGIIYTCQSHNEVLQRSVHETISLDILYPPKFEPSQTTTFVGVEGAPFHVELVASGNPMSISYTWTKDGLPITTNTLSGQRLISDGPRLNISRLSRNDAGVYICEALNSQGTSLLEIQIAVEYAPTISSVSEGHSFMAGQPAVLACHIQARPLDASHVRWTRDGYDLSSRTTSSFENGTALLQIANVERSDIGNFTCIVDNQRGPPAAQNVLLVVQTAPEIDHTPAFTRYAARLGVRAQLICRALASPQPSFIWRRHGKDLKMQRRNKFKSLDRQVDALNYESALLIENTSADDYGQYECVVRNALGQASITLEFSKPSRPDTPLQLRVGNVSDTGVELMWSPGFDGGMQTYYRLRLKQHGEDKYKYVDAKPGNLNITLDGLKPGATYYFSVMAANEAGGSKFMPDIKLALSKGSQPHSAEYTEKDELPNVMIIGITSAAMVLLVLNAALVAWFVIRRQNKSQGEAEPSNDDVYSKDDNQSVYKADVQKKAAASTYLVENVDIIQSTAYPPKYQESSMCTPHYPMCNPDFTRTLPNPKRHSQRNSATGMIDGMPMRSKDDHMLISNGLYIPSPSPASSLVIKGSYISSPSPAPPADGSYFNMSDKYMSYPPVTY
- the LOC117890872 gene encoding nephrin isoform X1; translated protein: MQFWISLTFAVLLATIDCSSSLASAAAVTAPTTAASLPAVQKFRITPHDLQILEGTDTLLRCEVSARAGKVQWTKDGFALGFSAVIPGFPRYSVLVDAQHGIYNLQVKNASLEDDAEYQCQVGPAAGNPAIRANAKLSIVAAPSSIVIEGFARNAKVEVVERQNLTLHCIAENANPAAEIVWYQGEVPVQMVPIVSVNQTAPKRFTTSSILHLQPRSDDDYKEYSCEARHKALPPDVPMRAQVQLSVLYPPGPPFFEGYSQGESLRRGQEMQIACRSRGGNPPAQLVWYRNGVAISSPQRTSGRLSENVYKFTASAEDNGANLVCEAKNLLATSPLRAELNLTVLYAPKDVYLSGANRAKVGDSVQLGCVTAPSNPPARISWSMNGRPLANGTYKTTSSSDGGWVSSSNISLSIDSQSRTFIAVCHALNTELTQNVVGSHTVNVLYPPSPPLLTGYNDGDILISGSILKLQCSSAGGNPPPTLQWYKNDKRVNAPSKVVDSKISSELSLLVNASDNNAIYKCEVQNAAIDIPLFATKTLGVHFPPETVKISVAPKNLVPGIRAKLICDSSSSNPPAKISWWKDGIPVEGLNLANKPGLWGGSVSTLEMYVNITQDLDGIIYTCQSHNEVLQRSVHETISLDILYPPKFEPSQTTTFVGVEGAPFHVELVASGNPMSISYTWTKDGLPITTNTLSGQRLISDGPRLNISRLSRNDAGVYICEALNSQGTSLLEIQIAVEYAPTISSVSEGHSFMAGQPAVLACHIQARPLDASHVRWTRDGYDLSSRTTSSFENGTALLQIANVERSDIGNFTCIVDNQRGPPAAQNVLLVVQTAPEIDHTPAFTRYAARLGVRAQLICRALASPQPSFIWRRHGKDLKMQRRNKFKSLDRQVDALNYESALLIENTSADDYGQYECVVRNALGQASITLEFSKPSRPDTPLQLRVGNVSDTGVELMWSPGFDGGMQTYYRLRLKQHGEDKYKYVDAKPGNLNITLDGLKPGATYYFSVMAANEAGGSKFMPDIKLALSKGSQPHSAEYTEKDELPNVMIIGITSAAMVLLVLNAALVAWFVIRRQNKSQGEAEPSNDDVYSKDDNQSVYKLPITALQADVQKKAAASTYLVENVDIIQSTAYPPKYQESSMCTPHYPMCNPDFTRTLPNPKRHSQRNSATGMIDGMPMRSKDDHMLISNGLYIPSPSPASSLVIKGSYISSPSPAPPADGSYFNMSDKYMSYPPVTY